The Cynocephalus volans isolate mCynVol1 chromosome 2, mCynVol1.pri, whole genome shotgun sequence genome window below encodes:
- the LOC134369985 gene encoding solute carrier family 25 member 36, translated as MSQRDTLVHLFAGGCGGTVGAILTCPLEVVKTRLQSSSVTLYISEVQLNTMAGASVNRVVSPGPLHCLKMILEKEGPRSLFRGLGPNLVGVAPSRAIYFAAYSNCKEKLNDVFDPDSTQVHMISAAMAGFTAITATNPIWLIKTRLQLDARNRGEKRMGAFECVRKVYQTDGPRGFYRGMSASYAGISETVIHFVIYESIKQKLLGYKAASTMENDEESVKEASDFVGMMLAAATSKTCATTIAYPHEVVRTRLREEGTKYRSFFQTVSLVVQEEGYGSLYRGLTTHLVRQIPNTAIMMATYELVVYLLNG; from the coding sequence ATGAGCCAGAGGGACACGCTGGTGCATCTGTTTGCCGGGGGATGTGGTGGTACAGTGGGAGCTATTCTGACATGTCCACTGGAAGTTGTAAAAACACGGCTGCAGTCATCTTCTGTGACACTTTATATATCTGAAGTTCAGCTGAACACCATGGCTGGAGCCAGTGTCAACCGAGTAGTGTCTCCTGGACCTCTCCATTGCTTAAAAATGATCTTGGAAAAAGAAGGGCCTCGTTCCTTATTTAGAGGATTAGGCCCCAATTTAGTGGGGGTGGCTCCTTCCAGAGCAATATACTTTGCTGCTTACTCAAACTGCAAGGAAAAGTTGAACGATGTATTTGATCCTGATTCTACCCAGGTACACATGATTTCAGCTGCAATGGCAGGTTTTACTGCAATCACAGCAACCAACCCCATTTGGCTTATAAAGACTCGGTTACAGCTTGACGCAAGGAACCGTGGGGAAAAGCGAATGGGCGCTTTTGAATGTGTCCGTAAAGTGTATCAGACAGATGGACCTAGAGGATTTTATAGGGGCATGTCTGCTTCATATGCTGGCATATCTGAGACTGTTATCCATTTTGTTATTTATGAaagtataaagcaaaaactactgGGATATAAGGCTGCTTCTACAATGGAAAATGATGAAGAGTCTGTGAAAGAAGCATCAGATTTTGTGGGAATGATGCTAGCTGCTGCCACCTCAAAAACTTGTGCCACAACTATAGCATATCCACATGAAGTTGTAAGAACAAGACTACGTGAAGAGGGAACAAAATACAGATCTTTTTTTCAGACAGTGTCTTTGGTTGTTCAAGAAGAAGGGTATGGATCTCTTTACCGTGGTTTAACAACACACCTCGTGAGACAGATTCCAAACACAGCCATTATGATGGCCACCTATGAACTGGTGGTCTACCTACTCAACGGATAG